One part of the Haemophilus parainfluenzae genome encodes these proteins:
- a CDS encoding N-acetylmuramoyl-L-alanine amidase, producing MKAKFSFLFGIFSLISTTVFAAPQWTIAIDPGHGGKDPGAIGKNLGIYEKNVTLSIARELKALLDKDPNFKGVLTRSSDYYISVPERSEIARKFKANFLISIHADSSLNPNQRGASVWVLSNRRANDEIGQWLEDDEKRSDLLGGTGKVLLSHNDKYLDQTVLDLQFGHSQRTGYELGNSILRRFARVTPLSRSTPQHASLGVLRSPDIPSVLVETGFLSNMEEEQKLNTITYRRRIAYMIYEGLVAYRNGNLKTIVVLPSDEQDSKSTKLNNQNNEKSDRTSDVKDSGIRHKVKSGESIGSLANKYDVKVSEIIELNKLKRKELWLNETIKIPDNGKGKKAEEPTKKEEKNAEKSDRTSSVKDSGVRHKVKPGESIGSLANKYDVKVSEIIELNKLKRKELWLNETIKIPDNGKGKKIEEKPKSDDKAKADNKGKNSKIVEAEKAVSKKDKKQEKTESKKEPEKKGNDKKDTSSKGNEKKDNGKKEIPLYHTVKADQTLYGISREYNVPVNRLLKLNPVLKNGKIVTGQKIKLKEK from the coding sequence ATGAAAGCAAAATTTTCGTTTCTTTTTGGAATATTTTCTCTAATTTCTACTACCGTATTTGCCGCACCACAATGGACAATTGCGATTGATCCTGGCCATGGCGGTAAAGATCCTGGTGCAATCGGAAAAAATTTAGGTATTTATGAAAAGAATGTCACGCTTTCTATTGCTCGAGAACTAAAAGCTTTATTAGATAAGGATCCTAATTTCAAAGGTGTCTTAACACGTAGTAGCGATTACTACATTTCTGTTCCTGAGCGCTCTGAAATTGCACGAAAATTTAAAGCAAATTTTCTTATTTCAATTCATGCCGACTCTTCGTTAAACCCTAACCAACGTGGAGCGTCTGTCTGGGTACTCTCCAATCGCCGTGCTAATGATGAAATTGGGCAATGGTTAGAAGATGATGAAAAACGTTCAGATCTTCTCGGAGGCACGGGTAAAGTACTTTTAAGCCACAATGATAAATATTTAGATCAAACAGTGCTCGATTTGCAATTTGGACATAGTCAACGTACTGGCTATGAGTTAGGAAATAGTATTTTACGTCGTTTTGCACGTGTAACACCTTTAAGCCGAAGCACGCCTCAACATGCTAGCCTTGGCGTATTACGTTCACCGGATATTCCTTCTGTTCTCGTGGAAACGGGGTTTCTTTCTAATATGGAAGAAGAACAAAAACTGAATACTATTACTTATCGTCGCCGTATTGCTTATATGATTTATGAAGGCTTAGTCGCTTATCGCAACGGTAATTTAAAAACGATCGTAGTTCTACCTAGTGACGAGCAAGACAGCAAATCTACAAAATTAAACAATCAAAACAATGAAAAATCTGACCGCACTTCTGATGTGAAAGACAGCGGTATTCGCCATAAAGTGAAATCAGGCGAAAGCATTGGTAGCTTGGCGAACAAATATGATGTCAAAGTCAGTGAAATCATTGAGTTAAATAAACTGAAACGCAAAGAACTTTGGCTAAATGAAACCATTAAGATTCCAGATAATGGCAAAGGCAAAAAAGCGGAAGAACCAACTAAAAAAGAAGAGAAAAACGCCGAAAAATCTGACCGCACTTCAAGTGTTAAAGACAGTGGCGTCCGTCATAAAGTGAAACCTGGTGAAAGCATTGGTAGCCTGGCAAACAAATATGATGTAAAAGTCAGTGAAATTATTGAATTAAATAAACTAAAACGTAAAGAACTTTGGCTGAATGAAACTATTAAAATCCCAGATAACGGCAAAGGCAAAAAGATAGAAGAAAAACCTAAATCGGATGATAAAGCCAAAGCTGATAACAAAGGGAAAAACAGCAAGATTGTTGAAGCTGAAAAAGCCGTTTCTAAAAAAGATAAAAAACAAGAAAAAACCGAGAGTAAAAAAGAGCCTGAGAAAAAAGGCAACGATAAAAAAGACACTTCTTCAAAAGGAAATGAGAAAAAAGATAATGGCAAGAAAGAAATCCCGCTTTACCATACGGTGAAAGCCGATCAAACTCTCTATGGCATCTCTCGTGAATACAATGTACCGGTTAATCGTCTTTTAAAACTGAACCCAGTATTGAAAAACGGCAAAATCGTGACTGGGCAAAAAATCAAACTTAAAGAAAAATAA
- a CDS encoding DeoR/GlpR family DNA-binding transcription regulator: MQNNRIEQIILFLKNHAIATVDQLVKVTNSSPATIRRDLIKLSDEGTILRTHGGVSLNQFIAYQPTTDEKITKQISEKERISTYAASLILPGNSIVLDAGTTTMLIAKKIAHMALRVITTDLRIALLLSEYKQIEVLMTGGRVDNSSQSCVGSHGQHLLETVHPDFSFVSCNSWAMKEGVTAPTEEKANLKRILSQNAKQRILVADSSKYGKYSLFGVSPLNRFSTIVTDTNLLAEQKAEMESRDFDLVLV, translated from the coding sequence ATGCAAAATAACCGAATCGAACAAATAATCCTCTTCCTTAAAAACCACGCCATTGCGACTGTGGATCAACTGGTCAAAGTAACGAATTCATCACCGGCAACGATCCGCCGAGATTTGATTAAACTCAGTGATGAAGGGACTATTTTACGCACTCACGGCGGTGTCAGTTTAAATCAATTTATTGCCTATCAGCCGACAACGGATGAAAAAATCACCAAGCAGATATCTGAAAAGGAAAGAATTTCGACCTATGCGGCGTCATTAATTTTACCGGGCAATTCCATCGTGCTGGATGCCGGCACGACGACAATGCTGATAGCCAAAAAAATCGCCCATATGGCATTGCGGGTTATTACTACGGATTTACGTATCGCATTATTGCTGTCCGAATATAAACAAATCGAAGTGCTGATGACTGGCGGAAGAGTGGATAACAGCAGCCAATCCTGCGTTGGCTCGCACGGGCAGCATTTGTTGGAGACCGTCCATCCCGATTTCTCATTTGTAAGCTGTAATTCATGGGCGATGAAAGAGGGCGTGACGGCCCCCACAGAAGAAAAAGCTAACCTAAAACGCATATTGTCACAGAATGCCAAACAACGCATACTAGTCGCAGACAGTAGCAAATACGGAAAATATTCCTTATTCGGCGTATCGCCGTTAAACCGCTTTTCAACCATTGTTACCGATACCAATTTACTGGCCGAACAAAAAGCCGAGATGGAATCCCGCGATTTTGATTTAGTGCTTGTTTAA
- the orn gene encoding oligoribonuclease: MQLDKQNLIWIDLEMTGLDPEKERIIEIATIVTDKDLNILAEGPVIAVHQSDELLNKMSEWCVKTHTANGLVERVKASKLTERAAELQTLDFLKHWVPKGASPICGNSIAQDKRFLYKYMPDLADYFHYRHVDVSTLKELASRWKPEILDGFKKGNTHLALDDIRESIKELAYYREHFINLG; this comes from the coding sequence ATGCAATTAGATAAACAAAATCTGATTTGGATCGATTTAGAAATGACAGGATTAGATCCTGAAAAAGAACGCATTATTGAAATCGCAACCATTGTGACCGATAAAGATCTCAATATTTTAGCTGAAGGACCTGTGATTGCAGTGCATCAAAGTGATGAATTATTAAACAAAATGTCGGAATGGTGCGTAAAAACCCACACAGCTAACGGCTTAGTGGAACGTGTTAAAGCGAGCAAACTCACCGAACGTGCAGCAGAATTACAAACATTAGATTTTTTAAAACACTGGGTGCCGAAAGGTGCTTCACCGATTTGTGGCAACAGCATCGCACAGGATAAACGCTTTCTTTACAAATATATGCCTGATTTAGCGGATTATTTCCACTATCGTCATGTGGATGTCAGCACATTAAAAGAATTGGCTTCTCGCTGGAAACCAGAAATTTTAGATGGATTTAAAAAAGGCAATACTCATTTAGCTCTTGATGATATTCGTGAATCAATTAAAGAGTTAGCTTACTACCGTGAGCACTTTATTAATCTGGGTTGA
- the tsaE gene encoding tRNA (adenosine(37)-N6)-threonylcarbamoyltransferase complex ATPase subunit type 1 TsaE codes for MTKLTQYIPDEGTMLRFGKKLAEVLVKQPKDNAIVLYFNGDLGAGKTTLTRGMVKGLGYQGNVKSPTYTLVEEYSIAGKMIYHFDLYRLADPEELEFMGIRDYFSQNCICLIEWAEKGEGILPEADLLVNIDYYDDARNITLIAQNSVGEHILAQL; via the coding sequence ATGACCAAATTAACCCAATACATTCCTGATGAAGGCACTATGCTCCGTTTTGGTAAAAAACTCGCAGAAGTGCTTGTAAAACAACCGAAAGATAACGCTATTGTGCTTTATTTTAATGGCGATCTTGGTGCAGGTAAAACCACCCTGACTCGTGGAATGGTGAAAGGTTTAGGCTACCAAGGCAATGTCAAAAGTCCTACTTATACGTTAGTGGAAGAATATAGCATTGCAGGAAAAATGATTTATCACTTTGATTTATATCGTCTTGCCGATCCTGAAGAATTGGAATTTATGGGTATTCGTGATTATTTCAGCCAAAATTGCATCTGCTTAATCGAATGGGCTGAAAAAGGTGAGGGCATCTTGCCTGAGGCTGATTTACTAGTGAATATTGATTATTACGACGATGCTCGAAACATTACGCTAATTGCTCAAAACTCAGTAGGCGAGCATATTTTGGCACAACTATAA
- the glnE gene encoding bifunctional [glutamate--ammonia ligase]-adenylyl-L-tyrosine phosphorylase/[glutamate--ammonia-ligase] adenylyltransferase: MALSLPLSTEKLIQLGEVLCQHFPEMNLDEITQQIERDATNLTTPIGQINYAISLSDFLEKVLKKHPHFLAQWWQTPPQFSDCQHYASRLADQLSTIQNEEQLYKTLRNFRNQEMAKLSFCQSLNLATVEDIFIRLSQLAESLIIGARNWLYKQAYEEMGTPCDENGNPQQLYILGMGKLGGFELNFSSDIDLIFTYPSQGETVGARRAIDNAKFFTRLGQRLINALDQFTPDGFVYRTDMRLRPFGDSGTLALSFSAMEQYYQDQGRDWERYAMIKGRILGANEQDPNVKTLQQLLRPFVYRRYIDFSVIQALREMKGKIEREVRRRGLKDNIKLGAGGIREIEFIVQVFQLIRGGREIKLQQHELLKLLPEIRDLGLITPQQYRELREAYIFLRRIENVLQAIDDQQTQLLPTDEKNRLRLMVGCREYTYLDENNQATIKSYPIENWDDFYQTLQAHQQKVRSVFDALIGEEKDEPNDDNNQWIDFLEGDLDDIEQMLVDNHIDEDAISDILDKLIQFKDGLSRRVIGSRGREVLAHLLPNIFTQIFEQKNYRTLLPRILNIVDKIASRTTYLELLLENPQAIEQLIELCSQSQMIAEQVARHPILLDELLNTEALRNPLPFTQYPDELKQYMLRLPQDDEEQFIDGLRQFKQSILLRVAAADILDVLPVMKVSDHLTYLAEAIIDAVVNFAWQQVSQRFGIPEHLADKTEKGFLVIGYGKLGGIELGYKSDLDLVFLYQAVEGQTISGKKSIDSNQFYLRLAQKIVSIFSMNTSAGVLYDVDMRLRPSGDAGLLGCSLQAFENYQLNEAWTWEKQALVRSRAIFGETELKAEFENIRCNVLSAQRDINQLKIEVREMREKMYEHLSHTKEGFFNIKTDRGGITDIEFIAQYLMLANAPANPILTKWSDNVRIFDSMAEHHIISLTECEKLKFCYVTLRNKIHHLNLLGNPVIVDDSAFTEEREFVCSFWNKLFS; the protein is encoded by the coding sequence ATGGCACTTTCACTTCCGCTTTCGACTGAAAAACTCATTCAACTTGGCGAAGTGCTTTGCCAACATTTCCCTGAAATGAATCTTGATGAAATAACCCAACAAATCGAGCGGGACGCAACAAATCTCACGACACCAATCGGACAAATCAACTATGCCATCAGTCTGTCTGATTTCTTGGAAAAAGTCTTAAAAAAACACCCGCACTTTTTAGCCCAATGGTGGCAAACACCTCCTCAATTTTCAGATTGTCAACATTATGCTAGCCGTTTAGCTGACCAACTCTCCACTATCCAAAACGAAGAACAGCTTTACAAAACATTACGAAATTTTCGTAATCAAGAAATGGCAAAACTTAGTTTCTGTCAAAGCTTGAATCTTGCCACCGTAGAAGACATTTTTATTCGTCTTTCTCAACTTGCTGAAAGCCTTATCATTGGTGCGAGAAATTGGCTATATAAACAAGCTTACGAAGAAATGGGCACGCCTTGTGATGAAAATGGCAATCCTCAGCAACTCTATATTCTTGGCATGGGAAAATTAGGTGGTTTTGAGCTAAATTTCTCCTCTGATATTGATTTAATTTTTACCTATCCTTCACAAGGCGAAACCGTTGGAGCAAGACGAGCCATTGATAACGCCAAATTTTTTACCCGTTTAGGACAACGTCTGATTAATGCATTGGATCAATTTACGCCAGATGGTTTTGTCTATCGTACGGATATGCGCCTTCGCCCTTTTGGCGACAGCGGTACGCTAGCCTTAAGTTTTTCTGCAATGGAGCAATATTACCAAGATCAAGGGCGAGATTGGGAACGCTACGCCATGATCAAAGGGCGTATTTTAGGCGCAAATGAGCAAGATCCCAATGTAAAAACCTTGCAGCAATTACTTCGCCCCTTTGTGTATCGACGCTATATTGATTTTAGTGTGATTCAAGCTTTACGTGAAATGAAAGGTAAAATTGAGCGTGAAGTGCGTCGTCGTGGCTTAAAAGACAATATTAAGTTAGGCGCAGGCGGGATTCGAGAAATCGAATTTATTGTGCAAGTTTTTCAGCTAATTCGCGGTGGACGTGAGATTAAGCTCCAACAACATGAATTGCTTAAACTTCTCCCTGAAATACGAGATCTTGGTTTAATTACGCCTCAACAATACCGTGAATTAAGAGAAGCTTATATCTTTCTACGACGTATTGAAAACGTGCTTCAAGCCATTGATGACCAACAAACGCAACTTCTGCCAACAGATGAAAAAAATCGCCTTAGATTAATGGTCGGTTGTCGAGAATACACTTATTTAGATGAGAACAATCAGGCTACGATAAAATCTTATCCAATTGAAAACTGGGATGATTTCTATCAAACATTACAGGCACACCAACAAAAAGTGCGGTCAGTTTTTGATGCATTAATTGGTGAAGAAAAAGATGAACCTAACGATGACAATAATCAGTGGATTGATTTTTTAGAAGGTGATCTCGATGATATTGAACAAATGCTAGTCGATAATCACATTGATGAAGATGCGATTTCCGATATCTTAGATAAACTTATTCAATTTAAAGATGGGCTTTCGCGCCGGGTTATTGGCTCTCGAGGTCGAGAAGTTTTAGCTCACTTATTGCCAAATATCTTCACTCAAATATTTGAACAAAAAAATTACCGCACTTTATTGCCACGCATCCTCAATATTGTGGATAAAATTGCGAGTAGAACGACTTATTTGGAATTGCTCTTAGAAAATCCTCAAGCCATTGAGCAGCTAATTGAACTATGTTCGCAATCCCAGATGATCGCTGAACAAGTGGCTCGTCACCCTATTCTACTCGATGAATTATTAAATACTGAAGCGCTACGTAATCCATTGCCATTCACACAGTATCCTGACGAATTAAAGCAATATATGCTGCGATTACCGCAAGATGATGAAGAACAATTTATTGACGGGTTACGCCAATTCAAACAGTCCATTTTATTACGTGTTGCAGCCGCCGATATTCTCGACGTATTGCCTGTTATGAAAGTAAGCGATCATCTCACTTATCTGGCAGAAGCAATCATTGATGCCGTTGTCAATTTTGCTTGGCAACAAGTCAGTCAACGATTTGGGATCCCCGAACACCTTGCAGATAAAACTGAAAAAGGTTTTTTAGTTATTGGCTACGGCAAATTAGGTGGAATTGAACTCGGTTATAAATCTGATTTGGATTTAGTCTTTTTATACCAAGCTGTTGAAGGCCAAACCATTAGTGGGAAAAAATCCATTGATAGTAACCAATTCTATTTAAGACTGGCTCAAAAAATTGTCAGCATTTTTAGCATGAATACCAGTGCAGGCGTACTTTACGATGTTGATATGCGATTACGACCTTCAGGCGATGCTGGCTTACTAGGCTGTTCGCTTCAAGCATTTGAAAACTATCAACTCAATGAGGCATGGACTTGGGAAAAGCAAGCGCTTGTCCGCAGTCGTGCCATTTTTGGTGAAACTGAATTAAAAGCAGAATTTGAAAACATTCGCTGTAATGTACTTTCAGCTCAAAGAGATATTAATCAGCTAAAAATTGAAGTAAGAGAAATGCGTGAAAAAATGTACGAACATTTATCTCACACAAAAGAAGGCTTTTTTAATATCAAAACAGATCGTGGCGGCATTACCGATATTGAATTTATCGCCCAATATCTGATGCTTGCGAATGCTCCAGCTAATCCAATATTAACAAAATGGTCTGATAACGTCCGCATCTTTGATTCAATGGCAGAACATCACATTATTTCTCTAACAGAATGTGAAAAGCTCAAATTCTGCTACGTAACACTACGTAATAAAATTCATCACCTGAACTTATTAGGAAATCCTGTCATTGTTGATGATTCGGCGTTTACAGAAGAAAGGGAATTTGTTTGTTCTTTTTGGAATAAGTTATTTTCTTAA
- the miaA gene encoding tRNA (adenosine(37)-N6)-dimethylallyltransferase MiaA — MTQKTDSKPTVLFLMGPTASGKTDLAIQLRQSLPVEVISVDSALIYKGMDIGTAKPSKEELALAPHRLIDILDPAESYSAMNFRDDALREMADITAQGKIPLLVGGTMLYYKALIEGLSPLPSADENLRLEIEEKAQKFGWPVLHQELQKIDPISAKRINPNDSQRINRALEVFYLTGKSLTELTEQKGEELPYQFLQFAIAPEDRAVLHQRIEQRFYKMIELGFQEEVEKLYQREDLHPDLPSIRCVGYRQMWEYLRGDYDHEEMVFRGICATRQLAKRQITWLRGWKTPLNWLDSLQPQQAKEIVLRKIDEHFKG; from the coding sequence ATGACACAAAAAACTGACTCCAAACCGACCGTACTTTTTCTAATGGGACCAACAGCCTCAGGAAAAACAGATCTTGCTATTCAATTACGTCAAAGCCTGCCAGTGGAAGTGATCAGTGTCGATTCTGCATTAATTTATAAAGGCATGGATATTGGTACGGCAAAGCCTTCTAAAGAAGAACTTGCTCTTGCCCCTCACCGATTAATCGATATTTTAGATCCCGCGGAAAGTTATTCTGCGATGAATTTTCGTGACGATGCGCTCAGAGAAATGGCCGATATTACCGCACAAGGTAAAATTCCGCTTTTGGTTGGCGGCACGATGTTGTATTACAAAGCATTGATTGAGGGGCTTTCTCCTCTTCCATCTGCTGATGAAAATTTACGCTTAGAAATTGAAGAAAAAGCGCAAAAATTTGGCTGGCCAGTACTTCATCAAGAATTACAAAAAATTGATCCTATTTCAGCAAAGCGTATTAATCCAAATGATTCACAGCGCATTAATCGTGCACTAGAAGTATTCTATTTAACGGGCAAATCATTAACGGAATTAACCGAACAAAAAGGCGAAGAATTGCCTTATCAATTTTTACAATTCGCTATTGCACCAGAAGATCGCGCGGTATTGCATCAACGTATCGAACAACGTTTTTATAAAATGATCGAATTAGGTTTCCAAGAAGAAGTGGAAAAACTCTATCAACGAGAAGATCTCCATCCTGATTTGCCTTCTATACGCTGTGTTGGCTATCGCCAAATGTGGGAATATTTACGTGGTGACTATGATCATGAAGAAATGGTCTTCCGCGGTATTTGTGCAACTCGACAATTAGCCAAACGACAAATCACCTGGCTACGCGGCTGGAAAACACCACTAAATTGGCTAGATAGTCTGCAACCGCAACAAGCCAAAGAAATCGTACTACGCAAGATTGACGAACATTTTAAAGGGTAA
- the mutL gene encoding DNA mismatch repair endonuclease MutL: MAIKILSPQLANQIAAGEVVERPASVVKELVENSLDAGANKIHIDIENGGASLIRIRDNGSGIPKEELSLALARHATSKITDLDDLEAILSLGFRGEALASISSVSRLTLTSRTAEQNEAWQVYAQGREMETTIKPASHPVGTTVEVANLFFNTPARRKFLRTDKTEFAHIDEVIRRIALAKFNIAFTLTHNGKMIRQYRPATNEEQQLKRVSAICGDDFVQHALRIDWKHDDLHLSGWVAAPEFTRSQNDLNYCYINGRMVRDKVITHAIRQAYAEHLHTEQYPAFVLFIDLNPHDVDVNVHPTKHEVRFHQARLIHDFICQGVTNALNAIPQAELDLAPAINAAREPSASYKPNYEPKPNRAAAGHNIFASNYHQPREKQSENRPHFSNRSEYVPSYGYREQPTKTEQRLYGELVRPVENSQVLTKSVVEQLPQTSEPGYLRALALIENKALLLQQNQQFYLMSLAKLQTLNYELTLQQGEISQQPLLIPIIFRLDEKQFEQWQKQKAFFQQSGFEFIENEAQLRLTLNKVPTVLRTQNLQKCVVSLLAEDLENMPDFLTALCQTLEMKPIQVLADAVSLLSETERLLNKAHQEKFNTLLKPINWQPFLTDL, from the coding sequence ATGGCAATCAAAATTCTTTCTCCACAGCTGGCTAATCAGATTGCCGCAGGTGAAGTGGTCGAACGCCCTGCTTCTGTGGTGAAAGAATTAGTGGAAAACAGCCTTGATGCCGGTGCCAATAAAATTCATATTGATATTGAAAACGGCGGCGCCAGCCTGATTCGTATTCGAGATAATGGCAGTGGTATTCCTAAAGAAGAATTAAGTCTCGCACTCGCTCGACACGCAACCAGTAAAATTACCGATCTTGATGATCTCGAAGCCATTTTAAGTTTAGGTTTCCGCGGTGAAGCCCTTGCCAGTATCAGCTCGGTTTCTCGTCTCACGCTTACTTCTCGCACTGCAGAGCAAAATGAAGCATGGCAGGTTTATGCACAAGGACGAGAGATGGAAACTACAATTAAACCTGCGTCTCATCCAGTCGGCACGACAGTTGAAGTCGCAAATCTCTTTTTTAACACGCCAGCTCGTCGTAAATTCTTGCGCACTGATAAAACAGAATTTGCTCATATTGATGAAGTCATTCGCCGAATTGCTTTAGCAAAATTTAATATTGCTTTTACGCTCACTCATAACGGCAAAATGATTCGACAATATCGTCCTGCAACGAATGAAGAGCAACAACTAAAACGTGTTTCTGCTATTTGTGGCGATGATTTTGTTCAGCATGCCTTGCGCATTGATTGGAAACATGATGATTTGCATCTTTCTGGCTGGGTGGCGGCACCTGAATTTACACGTTCTCAAAATGATTTGAACTATTGCTATATCAATGGACGAATGGTGCGTGATAAAGTGATCACCCACGCCATTCGCCAAGCTTATGCGGAGCATTTACATACTGAGCAATACCCTGCATTTGTGCTATTTATCGACCTCAATCCACATGATGTCGATGTCAACGTGCACCCAACAAAACACGAAGTTCGTTTCCATCAAGCCCGCTTAATTCATGATTTTATCTGCCAAGGCGTAACAAATGCGCTCAATGCTATTCCTCAAGCTGAATTGGATTTAGCGCCAGCGATAAATGCAGCAAGAGAGCCTTCGGCTTCATATAAACCTAACTATGAACCGAAACCCAATCGGGCGGCAGCGGGACACAATATTTTCGCTTCGAATTATCATCAGCCTCGCGAAAAACAATCAGAAAATCGACCACACTTTTCAAACCGTAGTGAATACGTTCCGTCATATGGTTATCGTGAACAACCTACAAAGACGGAACAACGCTTATATGGTGAATTAGTACGTCCTGTGGAAAATTCTCAAGTTTTAACAAAGTCAGTCGTTGAACAACTCCCACAGACAAGTGAACCAGGCTATTTACGCGCATTAGCATTAATTGAAAATAAAGCATTGCTTTTACAACAAAATCAGCAGTTTTATTTGATGTCATTAGCTAAATTGCAAACCTTAAATTATGAATTAACCTTACAACAAGGTGAAATTTCACAACAACCGCTGCTCATTCCGATTATTTTCCGCTTAGATGAAAAACAATTTGAACAATGGCAAAAACAAAAAGCCTTTTTTCAGCAAAGTGGTTTTGAATTTATTGAAAATGAAGCCCAGCTACGTCTCACTCTAAACAAAGTGCCTACGGTTTTACGTACACAAAATTTACAAAAATGTGTGGTAAGCCTACTTGCGGAAGATCTAGAAAATATGCCTGATTTTCTGACCGCACTTTGTCAGACGCTAGAGATGAAACCGATTCAAGTATTAGCGGATGCGGTCAGCTTATTAAGCGAAACGGAACGCTTACTGAATAAAGCTCATCAAGAGAAATTTAATACATTACTGAAACCGATTAACTGGCAACCTTTTTTAACTGATTTGTAA
- the murI gene encoding glutamate racemase — protein MKPTILIFDSGMGGLSVYREIKAALPQVHYLYCFDNAFFPYSEKSEQAIIDRTLSICRTINEQYPIDIIVIGCNTASTVVLPALRAVFNCPVVGTVPAIKPAAAISRTKTIGLLATKGTVKRPYVDDLIKNYANDCKVERIGSTKLPEIAEQKIYGYSVDLIAVRHEVKAWLDNKELDTVILGCTHFPLLEEEIRLCLPQVKYFVDPAKAVAKRVHALLAEQKVRSKNEKFCNLIFCTRHFAEENKFQNVLKYWGFDKLLLLNLNERSMS, from the coding sequence ATGAAACCCACAATTTTAATTTTTGATTCAGGTATGGGCGGGCTGAGCGTATATCGGGAAATCAAGGCTGCACTGCCGCAGGTGCATTATCTGTATTGTTTTGACAATGCGTTTTTTCCTTATTCCGAAAAATCGGAACAGGCGATTATTGACCGCACTTTATCGATTTGCCGCACTATTAACGAACAATATCCTATCGATATTATCGTTATCGGCTGTAATACGGCAAGTACGGTAGTGCTGCCGGCACTGCGCGCCGTTTTTAATTGTCCCGTGGTCGGAACGGTTCCGGCAATTAAACCAGCGGCGGCCATCAGCCGTACCAAAACAATCGGTCTACTTGCCACGAAAGGAACCGTTAAACGGCCTTATGTTGATGATCTTATTAAAAATTATGCAAATGATTGCAAAGTGGAACGTATCGGTTCGACAAAGCTCCCCGAAATTGCCGAACAGAAGATCTACGGTTATTCCGTGGATTTGATTGCGGTACGGCACGAAGTGAAAGCATGGCTGGATAATAAGGAATTAGATACGGTCATTTTAGGCTGTACGCATTTCCCTCTGCTGGAAGAGGAAATTCGTTTGTGTCTGCCGCAGGTGAAGTATTTTGTCGATCCTGCCAAAGCCGTTGCAAAACGCGTACATGCCTTGCTGGCCGAGCAAAAAGTGCGGTCAAAAAATGAAAAATTTTGTAATTTAATTTTTTGTACCAGACATTTCGCGGAGGAAAACAAATTTCAGAACGTATTAAAATATTGGGGATTTGACAAATTATTGCTTTTGAATCTTAACGAAAGATCAATGAGTTAA